From the genome of Prinia subflava isolate CZ2003 ecotype Zambia chromosome 12, Cam_Psub_1.2, whole genome shotgun sequence:
AGAAATCCACACTGGGACTTGCACACTGCcagtgttttgggggttttcagTGGGGTAAGATGCACTTCCAAGCTGTGAGCAGGTTTTGGGAATCTGGTTTCTTCTGAAATTCCTCTGTTCCCTCTATCaacacagctgggagagctgagcagctcagccagagctggggatTAACCCTGGACCCCTCAAGGCAGAAATCAAAGCTCTTCCCCATGGCCCTGGGACATTGGGCTAATCCAGGCTGCCCTAAGGatgctgcagggagcctcgCAATGGTCCAGCCAAGACAAACCAGAGCAGCGCTGCGCTCTCCTTTCACCCAAGAAATGCACCCTGACCTCTGAGAAATCttctcaaaattaaaaagaaatcatcatctccctgctctcccatgGAGGCTGGAGCTCCCACCTCAATGTACCCCTCAAACAGCAGCGCTGCCATCCCCCAACcctcccctggtgctgctggggtccccccagcccctctcccctcggtgctccccagccccactgccaaAGCCAACTGTCCCCTGCTGACAGCTCCATCCTGTTTGTGGTGTCTTTGGCACTTCCCCCTGCAGCACTTCCAGGCCCCCGTGGCTCCCCAGCCCCCGTGGCTCCGGCACAGCCGCGGCTGAGCCAACAGCAACACGCGGGGGCTGCGGAGCAGCGCGAGGCACGGCCTGCCCGGGacactgccctgagctgggacactgagctgggacactgccccgggacactgagctgggacACTGCCCCGTGTGCTGGGACACTGAACTGGGACACGGCCCCGTGTGCtgggacactgagctgggacactgccccgggacactgagctgggacACTGCCCCGTGTGCTGGGACACTGAACTGGGACACGGCCCCGTGTGCtgggacactgagctgggacactgagctgggacATGGCCCTGAGAGCTGAGACACTGAGCTGGGACACTGCCCCGAGAGCtgggacactgagctgggacACGGCCCGtgtgctgggacacagccccgtgtgctgggacactgagctgggacACTGCCCCAAGAGCTGGGACAGTGAGCtgggacactgagctgggacACTGCCCCGAGAGCTGGGACATGGCTCCAAGGGCtgggacactgagctgggacactgagctgggacACGGCCCCATGAGCTGGGACACTAAGCtgggacactgagctgggacATGGCCCCACACACTGGGACACGGCCCcatgtgctgcagccagcctggcccagcagcacccacagcctccGGGTGCCCTCCACCACCCCTCACAAGGCAAACCCACAAGTTCACGCCccaaagctgcagctcaggagaTGCAGAGTGCTCACAACTGCTCCACACTGGGGAGCGACACCAGAATGGCACAGCTGTGaaaaacacagccccagggccagcagcaaaCTGGCAGAGCAAGGACAGACTCAACAGCACCAGGGATGCCTTTTGACCAAATGAGCCCCAGCATTTGCTTCACTTATTTCTCAGAGTGCCAGAAATTAATGAAGGGAAaagctggggttttgtttgcttcatGCTTTATGTGGCTGCAACACGATCAGCCCCGGGGATCGTCTTTCCTCCGCCCAGGCAGGTGAGGTGGaagccacaggctgcaggagctgggcagtaACTGGATCCTGCAGACCCACATCGAGCCACAGCCGGGAGAAGCTGcccagagagcccctgctgcagggacagctcccagcaccatGCAGGTAAGTGCTGCAGCCTCTTACAGCTGCCACAGCATTGGGggtggaaggggccttaaagatcatctcattctaTCCCCTTCCACTTCCTCATGTTGCTCCAGGAcccatccaacccagcctttCCCTCTGGATTCTAACCTGACAGCTTTTATAGGGCAGTACCAAGTACCAAAAGTTCCCCTTCAAGGACATATTGAGGGGCACCTCAGGCCTACAGTAACAggttaaaaataatcaaaaattaCTCATAGCACAGAAAGCAGCTTTCAATATGGTAATACCCTTCTCAGTTTGAGATCTCACCATGCCACAAGCAGATCCCTTAAGTTTCTGGGAGAATAAGAGCCTCACTAATAACACAAAGACCACGGTGCAGAAGTCGTGATTGCTTTGCATGGATATGTTGTAAAATGAGGGAAAGCTGTTGTGAGAGGGAATTCAGTGTGCACGTTCCTGTTCCCCAGCTGACGCTCTGCAGGCTCCGCACACACCAGTGGTGCTTCATCCTCTTCAACGTCCTGCTTTTCCACGTGCTGCTCTTCGGGGCAGATTTACTGGAGCAGTACTTCCTGCGCTCCCTGCCGCTCTCCTACACCGACGCCAGGGCTCTGGAGATCAGGGAGAGGGccaggaggctggagctggaccCTCTGAGGGCCaacctctcctccagcagcagcagcgtggcaGCTTGCTCCGATGGAGAGGTGTTTCTGCTCATTGTTGTCTGCAGCAGCCCGGAGAGCAGGACACGGCGCGACGCCATCCGGCAGAGCTGGGGCAACGCGACAGGCTCCGGGGGCTACACTGTGCTCACTCTGTTTGCTGTGGGAAAGGCAGCCTCGGCAAGcacccagctgcagctcagtgagGAGGCTCAAAAGCACCGGGACATCATTGAAGGTGAATTCATCGACTCCCCCCAGACGCAGACACAGAAGATGCTGATGAGCGTGGAGTGGACGGTGGCGTTCTGTCCCCATGCTAGATACATCCTCCACACGGCCCAGGATGTGTTTGTGGGggttcccagcctggctgggtaCCTGCTGAGCCTGACCCAGCTGGAGGACGTCTACCTCGGGCACGTGGTTCACCACGGCGTGCCCGACAGGGacccccgcagccccggcttCGTCCCCGTCCATCGCTACCCCGAGCGCTTCTACCCCGATTTCTGCCACGGCAGCGCCTTCCTCCTGTCCCAGGACGTGGCACGGAAGGTTCTGGTGGCCGCCAGGGAGGTGCCCCTGGCGGTGCCCCCTGCTGCCTTCGTGGGGATCTGTGCCCACAGAGCCGGCGTCACCGCCAGGCACAGCTCCCGCTTCGCCGGGGACAAGCGCGTCAGCTACAACCGCTGCTGCTATAAATTCATTTTCACCTCTGCCCACGTGGGAGAGGACGAGCTGCTCAGAGACTGGAAGGAAACGAGCCAGGGGGAAGATTGCTCCTTACTGGAAACCTACTACAGCCTGGTGTCCTGCAAGGTTCTGAC
Proteins encoded in this window:
- the B3GALT9 gene encoding beta-1,3-galactosyltransferase 9, with amino-acid sequence MRESCCEREFSVHVPVPQLTLCRLRTHQWCFILFNVLLFHVLLFGADLLEQYFLRSLPLSYTDARALEIRERARRLELDPLRANLSSSSSSVAACSDGEVFLLIVVCSSPESRTRRDAIRQSWGNATGSGGYTVLTLFAVGKAASASTQLQLSEEAQKHRDIIEGEFIDSPQTQTQKMLMSVEWTVAFCPHARYILHTAQDVFVGVPSLAGYLLSLTQLEDVYLGHVVHHGVPDRDPRSPGFVPVHRYPERFYPDFCHGSAFLLSQDVARKVLVAAREVPLAVPPAAFVGICAHRAGVTARHSSRFAGDKRVSYNRCCYKFIFTSAHVGEDELLRDWKETSQGEDCSLLETYYSLVSCKVLTYIDKFKEFSLDRIKNELLHFVN